The nucleotide window AAAAATACCAACAGTTAATAGTCCAAAAAGATAAGCAACAAGAATAACACTTGCTAAAGGAACATTCCTTTTTGTTTCAAAAATTATATTTACCTCAGGTATTCGTTCAGGATTTAGTAAAGTAATAGCAATTAATATAAAACAAATAAAAATGACCAAAATAATTCTTAAAATATTCATAACTCC belongs to candidate division WOR-3 bacterium and includes:
- a CDS encoding LapA family protein; this encodes MNILRIILVIFICFILIAITLLNPERIPEVNIIFETKRNVPLASVILVAYLFGLLTVGIFTIISEIKSKIEIRKLKKEKEALLAELNDLRNYFLVEKGEEK